tttgACATTTCAACATGACATTACAATAAGCTGCAGTAAGATACACAGCTGATGTGTAAATGAACACAGATCACATAGTGCCTACTTCTTCTCACTCTGCTGATGTGATGCACTGAATGCACGTTATTAAACATAATAGGTTTACAAAAGTGTGCTTAATTTTAATTTGGGtggaaaaaaagccaaaaaaaagaaatctttatcctctaattatttatttctcatCCCTGGCCCTTTGAATGTGTTGAGTgaaatagttttttttgttaaattgttttttaCAGTCATGAATTGTTTGTTCAGTTGACTTTCAAGGCCACTGTTCTATAATCTGTGTATAAAGCCGTACAGTGTTGTACACTTatgaataagaaaaaaacagcccTACAATTAAGGAAGTGTTCACATTTTAAGCCACTCTTTCAAGATAACATCACATCAAAGGaaaatgtttgtctttctaTAATATATATTGTAatcattttctctttccttttttatagcTTCTTGAGTACATGTACCTGTGCTGTTTCCTCGAAAGATATAGAACATTTCAATATTTGCTTGGACCACCTAAAATCCTCCATTCAGGTGAGAGAAggtatcaaatgagttacattTTGGTATTGTTTATCATTGAACACCATTTAGTAGTGCATTTTTTCCCTGTAATAGAAGTGCATTATTTGATGAATGATATTCTGTTCACTGTTTCTTGTAGTGTACAAAGACCTTGAAAGGCAAGTGAGAAAAACAGCTCTGGTGATCCATTTTGAAGTCTGATATAAgatattttttccccttttattCATGATTTGAGATTATATCAAAAAGAGTTTCTGCTTACATAATCTTGTCGTAAGGtctttctgttattttcatACTTGATATTATTGATGGTCTTGTAGACATGGGAGCCGCAGCAGCCGGAGTTTTTTCATTGAAAGACACGCTCACTTATCGaacatcactcactgattggacgctgcagcggcaaATAACGGCGAAAAggtggaccttaaaacagtcactaagatcataaacatacgtcggtttctaaacagtctttgtgtgatgagctgagattaaaaagtgtttgatgtgagttttaaacacaaaatactgaacataaaagtaaaattataaaatcaatAGAACAGAGGACTActagaaaaagaaatgtacgCATTTCAGCCCTAAGCTTTCATCAGCGTCTCATCAACAAGGTGGCTGTGTCCAATTTATCAGCAATTGTCGCAAGGTGACAAAAAACATGTtacataataatacaaaatggTACAAAGAAAGGTAGACACAAGAATCACAAAAAACATCCTGGCATCCTCTCCACTGTGCCATTAAAATTGGTAGGCTCTAAACAGTCCACAGGACAACAATCAATATCAGATTAAGAAAATGGTTCACTTTGTTGCTTCCTCACATGCTGCCAGGGTTTCTGTGGTATCTACCCTTTAAACACATGGAGTGGATAATTCATGTTTTGCATTTAGTTAATtctcttcctttattttttccCATACTTTTCAGAAATCAGATGCCATGCTGTATGCTCCATCAACTAATGATGTTAAAGTAAGTCTTGAAAACAAATGATAGGCGTTTGGTTCTGATCCCATgaagtaaatgaaaaaaatctgacctcataTGATCAGACATGCAGGTCACAAATACACAAGAGCATCCCAGAGAAATCCGGAAAGTAGACACAAAAtattagcttagcattaagaacaacattcaaaattcaaacttgacttttttaacctttttttgagGAATAAAGAATCAAGGTCCTGCAGTTGATAACATGAAAACACCACCCTGTCATTAGCTggtattacatttttcaaatcaCACAGTACTTGTCTTTAGCAGAGCAGTGGCACTTTCATAAAGGATAAGCTCAAGGCAAAAATCACATCTTGATTTGTGTTAAAAAGCTGACATTTTTCACTGAggcatttttatctttttcttccAGCCGGCTTGTGTAAATATGTCACTGAATTGTTACATGTTGGAGTTGAAGATGGTCATCGATGAAGAAGACGTATGGAATAATTACACACAGTGCATCAATGAGTTTGCCCTTTCTCTGTCTTCGTCAGCTAACGCTGTAAGTTGTGTTCACAAAATCCTAATCAGAGAGTTTGTCTTTTAAGGAAAAGGCTGTCTTTGTTAACTGATTTCTGGTTCTGATTAATGCCATTCTTGCATAACAATTGATTCACTGGTatcaacaacatttcacaattgTATTTCATAATTATTCATAGCACTTCATACTTTTCAAGATTTAAATTCTTGCAAGATGATGCAGATACACTAATTTCATTACCACCAATGAGACTTATAATACTGAACTATGCTTTCTACATTTGATGTGTGTTTAAAGCaaagtttgatgtgttttttttttttatttcaggttgGCTGTCCACCATGTGAAGCATACTCACCTCAAAATATTACAATTTTCCTTGAGAGACTAAACACTCTTTTGCAACGATTTACAGTGTTGCTGTAAAAATCATAAGCTATGTTTGTGAAAATGTACATTTgtaaagattattttttattttgtaaaaatcaCATTGTAAGTATGCCAAACTGTGACAAACCATGCCGTCCTGTGTTTTATAAAAAAGGTAGATGACTCTAAAGTGAATGTGTAATGTAACAGTTTGAATGTGTTGGATGGATCCTCAGGCTATTCACTGATTTCTTGCACACTGAGATACTCCCCGTCACTGTGTCACAATCTGCCTTCCAGTTGTATAGTTTTTCAAAAGTGTATCAGACAGTAGCTTGTAGTAGCAACACGTACTGTAATAATTATTATACAATGTATATGATATTAAGCTAACTGCTTAACACTGTTGAATGTAACATATCACACATTATCAACTCCATTACAAGATGTAACATCAGAATATTTTGTCACTCTGATAATGTCTCCTTGCCACCTTCAGTGAATCATTCTCTTTAGATACTATAGAAAAATGATTGACTTGAAAGTACAGTtgagtttacattttttgaaggcaaacatgtttttgaagaCTTATC
The Notolabrus celidotus isolate fNotCel1 chromosome 7, fNotCel1.pri, whole genome shotgun sequence DNA segment above includes these coding regions:
- the LOC117815413 gene encoding interleukin-15-like isoform X1 gives rise to the protein MTGFMTAPPVILVNPTYPGDPHTKCIQIQLACNLCPDSHKTQVWLCFFILSFLSTCTCAVSSKDIEHFNICLDHLKSSIQKSDAMLYAPSTNDVKPACVNMSLNCYMLELKMVIDEEDVWNNYTQCINEFALSLSSSANAVGCPPCEAYSPQNITIFLERLNTLLQRFTVLL
- the LOC117815413 gene encoding interleukin-15-like isoform X2 codes for the protein MQEKSLHLQGSAPVAAPCCYFLKNASRSSWPVTCVQTATKLSFLSTCTCAVSSKDIEHFNICLDHLKSSIQKSDAMLYAPSTNDVKPACVNMSLNCYMLELKMVIDEEDVWNNYTQCINEFALSLSSSANAVGCPPCEAYSPQNITIFLERLNTLLQRFTVLL